In Acidimicrobiales bacterium, a single genomic region encodes these proteins:
- a CDS encoding multicopper oxidase domain-containing protein: MGRESRAAMRTVVTCIAASIVTLVGAGITGLGIIPASNAEASPVPVSIRGVSYQPQDLTVAEGTTVTWRNDESDRTMHSVSGGPLASADLAPGQVFSFTFTTAGSFTYHCRFHTYMEGHVTVTGQAGTTPPPPSTTAPPGPGPAPGGAGTEYVGAALGDGTYLANYDLVGGVKVFHLVMAPVSWEVTKGRVVQGYAFNGVIPGPVIRANAGDRLRFVVENRLPPGQMTGVHWHGMVLPNDQDGVPGVTQDPIQPGQTYTYEWTAVTTGTHWYHAHMGGAQIGKGLYGPLQILPRAGGDITAAHDYSLMFGDTNLGFVLNGRSFPETVPLHAKVGERVHIRLYDTGDDEHAIHLHGTAFQVVAQDGQRLPQPYLADTLSIAPGQTWDIVAVMTVPGRWALHCHKFIHSENDMGMMGMTTILEVTN, encoded by the coding sequence ATGGGCCGCGAATCCAGAGCGGCGATGCGCACCGTCGTGACGTGCATCGCGGCCAGCATCGTCACCCTGGTGGGCGCTGGCATCACCGGGCTGGGGATCATCCCGGCCTCGAACGCCGAAGCGTCGCCCGTGCCCGTTTCCATCCGAGGCGTGTCGTACCAGCCCCAGGACCTCACCGTCGCCGAGGGCACCACCGTCACCTGGCGCAACGACGAGTCCGACCGGACGATGCACAGCGTCTCCGGTGGCCCGCTGGCGTCGGCGGACCTGGCGCCCGGGCAGGTGTTCTCCTTCACCTTCACGACGGCCGGCAGCTTCACCTACCACTGCCGCTTCCACACCTACATGGAGGGTCACGTCACCGTGACCGGCCAGGCCGGCACCACGCCGCCGCCGCCGTCGACCACCGCGCCCCCGGGGCCGGGGCCGGCGCCGGGCGGGGCCGGCACCGAGTACGTGGGCGCGGCGCTCGGGGACGGCACCTACCTCGCCAACTACGACCTGGTCGGAGGGGTGAAGGTGTTCCACCTGGTCATGGCCCCGGTTAGCTGGGAGGTCACCAAGGGCCGGGTGGTCCAGGGGTACGCCTTCAACGGCGTGATCCCCGGCCCCGTGATCCGCGCCAACGCCGGCGATCGGCTGCGGTTCGTCGTGGAGAACCGCTTGCCACCAGGACAGATGACCGGCGTCCACTGGCACGGGATGGTGCTGCCCAACGACCAGGACGGCGTGCCCGGCGTCACCCAGGACCCGATCCAGCCGGGCCAGACCTACACCTACGAGTGGACGGCGGTCACGACGGGGACCCACTGGTACCACGCCCACATGGGTGGTGCCCAGATCGGCAAGGGCCTCTACGGCCCGCTCCAGATCCTGCCCCGGGCCGGCGGCGACATCACCGCCGCCCACGACTACTCGCTGATGTTCGGCGACACCAACCTCGGCTTCGTCCTCAACGGCCGGTCGTTCCCCGAGACCGTGCCGCTGCACGCCAAGGTCGGCGAGCGGGTGCACATCCGCCTCTACGACACCGGCGACGACGAGCACGCCATCCACCTGCACGGCACGGCGTTTCAGGTCGTGGCCCAGGACGGGCAGCGCCTGCCGCAGCCCTACCTGGCCGACACCCTGTCCATCGCCCCGGGCCAGACCTGGGACATCGTCGCCGTCATGACCGTGCCCGGGAGATGGGCGCTCCACTGCCACAAGTTCATCCATTCCGAGAACGACATGGGCATGATGGGCATGACCACGATCCTCGAGGTCACGAACTGA
- a CDS encoding copper resistance protein CopC — MTAGRPARLLCGLGLGLAALTAAAPAGGHAAVVSASPPAGASLRTAPGRVVLVFEERPDPVLSAIDVLDSAGVGRAVGALTSAPGRPDALARPVPALPDGVYTVAWRAVAAADGHLETGSYRFGVRVPVTGTHGVAEKAAGPSWAGAGARWAYEVGVIGLVGLAFVALSVFEAPPERVIRWGLWLSWGAAVVGALGIAAAQASVDGVGPGRLLSSSAGVAAVARAAPLLEAALAVGAVLVWRGRWRRAALAGVGVYAALSMFADVHVGHAAAASSWAWLHEAVLGTHFLAVGVWIGGLVAVLACLPGTDPAQRAAGLLRYSGAAVVAVFAVAFTGTVEAVAEVPSGHALLSTGFGRVVLAKVAFIVVLGGLGAVNRYRNVPLVLRSVAPLRRVAVAEVGIAACALVAAAVLPGFDPGGRAPAATPAPTAPVASAAGE, encoded by the coding sequence GTGACCGCCGGGCGACCCGCCCGGCTCCTGTGCGGGTTGGGTCTCGGGCTCGCCGCGCTGACCGCCGCTGCCCCGGCTGGCGGCCATGCCGCGGTGGTGTCGGCATCGCCACCGGCCGGCGCCTCGCTCCGCACGGCGCCGGGCCGGGTCGTCCTCGTCTTCGAGGAGCGGCCTGACCCGGTCCTGTCGGCCATCGATGTCCTCGACAGCGCCGGGGTGGGCCGCGCTGTCGGGGCGCTGACCAGCGCGCCGGGCCGGCCGGACGCGCTGGCCCGTCCGGTGCCGGCTCTGCCCGACGGCGTCTACACCGTCGCCTGGCGGGCGGTGGCGGCCGCTGACGGCCACCTGGAGACCGGCTCCTACCGTTTCGGGGTCCGGGTGCCGGTCACCGGCACCCACGGGGTGGCCGAGAAGGCGGCGGGCCCGTCCTGGGCCGGGGCCGGGGCGCGGTGGGCCTACGAGGTGGGCGTCATCGGCCTCGTCGGCCTGGCCTTCGTCGCCCTGTCGGTGTTCGAAGCCCCACCGGAGCGGGTCATCCGGTGGGGCCTGTGGTTGTCCTGGGGCGCTGCGGTCGTCGGCGCGCTGGGCATCGCCGCCGCCCAGGCGTCGGTCGACGGGGTCGGCCCCGGGCGCCTGCTGTCGTCCTCCGCGGGTGTGGCTGCGGTGGCGAGGGCCGCGCCGCTCCTCGAGGCCGCCCTGGCCGTCGGCGCCGTCCTTGTGTGGCGGGGCAGGTGGCGTCGCGCTGCGCTGGCCGGGGTCGGGGTCTACGCCGCCCTCTCCATGTTCGCCGACGTCCACGTCGGCCACGCGGCGGCGGCCTCGTCGTGGGCATGGCTGCACGAGGCGGTCCTCGGGACCCACTTCCTCGCCGTCGGCGTGTGGATCGGCGGCCTGGTCGCCGTGCTGGCCTGCCTTCCGGGTACCGACCCGGCGCAGCGGGCGGCCGGGCTGCTGCGGTACTCCGGCGCGGCCGTGGTGGCGGTGTTCGCCGTGGCCTTCACCGGCACCGTCGAGGCCGTCGCCGAGGTGCCGTCCGGGCACGCGCTGCTGTCCACCGGCTTCGGGCGCGTCGTTCTGGCCAAAGTGGCATTCATCGTCGTGCTGGGCGGTCTCGGGGCGGTGAACCGCTACCGCAACGTTCCCCTGGTCCTCCGATCCGTGGCCCCCTTGCGCCGGGTGGCGGTCGCCGAGGTCGGGATCGCCGCCTGCGCCCTGGTGGCGGCGGCGGTCCTCCCCGGCTTCGACCCCGGCGGCCGCGCGCCGGCCGCCACCCCGGCACCGACGGCGCCCGTGGCGTCCGCCGCCGGGGAGTAG
- a CDS encoding VOC family protein: MAEILGYHHVSLSVSDLGKSTEWYQQALGLGVDDEFDGNGFRRARLRAPGSGITLTLTAHDRASGDRFSERRSGLDHVALRLGGVEDVQQLKRRFEELGVDHSEIKEASRGAAMITLRDPDNIQLEVFGSSDGAAITAGRNES; the protein is encoded by the coding sequence ATGGCCGAGATTCTCGGATATCACCACGTCAGCCTCAGTGTGAGCGATCTCGGAAAGAGCACCGAGTGGTACCAGCAGGCGCTCGGCCTCGGCGTCGACGACGAGTTCGACGGCAACGGGTTCCGGCGTGCCCGTCTACGAGCCCCCGGGAGCGGCATCACGCTGACGCTCACGGCCCACGACAGGGCGTCGGGCGATCGGTTCAGCGAGCGTCGATCCGGCCTCGACCATGTCGCCCTCCGACTCGGTGGCGTCGAGGACGTGCAGCAACTGAAGCGTCGGTTCGAGGAGCTCGGAGTCGACCACTCCGAGATCAAGGAGGCGTCGCGTGGCGCCGCCATGATCACGCTGCGCGACCCCGACAACATCCAGCTCGAGGTGTTCGGCAGTTCCGACGGCGCCGCCATCACCGCGGGCCGCAACGAGAGCTGA
- a CDS encoding ABC transporter permease subunit, with translation MLLGAWELRASSQSPYFPPPSTWVDGLGDLWRNGVLRPAAVQTLSTFAIALAVATAFGTLVGLVVGASRTADRALGPTLEFARAMPPAAVVPVATLLIGYDATMKVAVVTFAAVWSILLNTRSGVRSLDPVLLDTARCLRLKPLDRSRKCVLPALLPSIFLGVRVAAPVALVITLLVEIVTRVDGIGALIATAQRNYLAGQVYGLLLVAGLFSFLVNGVVSALQAYAFRNRPGYH, from the coding sequence GTGCTCCTGGGCGCGTGGGAGCTGCGGGCGTCGTCCCAATCCCCGTATTTTCCCCCGCCCTCGACATGGGTGGACGGCCTGGGGGACCTTTGGCGGAACGGTGTCCTGCGGCCGGCCGCCGTGCAGACGCTCTCGACGTTCGCCATCGCCCTCGCCGTTGCCACCGCCTTCGGAACTCTCGTCGGACTCGTGGTAGGCGCTTCGCGCACGGCCGACCGGGCGCTCGGGCCGACGTTGGAGTTCGCACGCGCCATGCCGCCCGCTGCCGTGGTGCCGGTCGCCACCCTGCTCATCGGCTACGACGCCACGATGAAGGTGGCGGTCGTCACCTTCGCGGCCGTGTGGTCGATCCTGCTCAACACCCGCAGCGGCGTGCGGTCGCTCGACCCCGTTCTGCTGGACACGGCACGGTGTCTCCGCCTCAAGCCGCTCGACCGGTCCCGAAAGTGCGTCCTCCCCGCTCTGCTTCCGTCAATCTTCCTGGGGGTACGGGTGGCTGCGCCCGTCGCCCTCGTGATCACGCTCCTCGTCGAGATCGTCACCCGAGTCGACGGAATCGGCGCCCTGATAGCCACGGCGCAGCGCAATTACCTCGCCGGCCAGGTCTACGGGCTCCTCCTGGTCGCCGGGCTCTTCAGCTTCCTGGTCAACGGGGTGGTGTCGGCCCTCCAGGCGTACGCCTTCCGGAATCGGCCGGGCTACCACTAG
- a CDS encoding ABC transporter permease, with amino-acid sequence MADAGGWATRINVPGLATLGALVAAWEGLVRSGAVDFAFLPAPSGVADALWSLVSSGDLLPELVHTLRSAVVGWALASVLGVALGVWLGLSDRAWRYSMASIEVLRAIPPISLVPVALLVFGFSLKMELTLIVYVGAWTVLVNTIDGVRSVRSELVDVARMLRMPRLTTIRKVVLPAATPSIVVGLRLALSLSLVLAVVAEMIGNPRGLGNALVRAQQALQPEQMFAYVVTIGVLGIVLNTALRFASAWALPGLAAGRTDES; translated from the coding sequence ATGGCTGACGCGGGCGGGTGGGCGACGCGGATCAACGTCCCCGGACTGGCGACCCTGGGCGCCCTCGTCGCGGCCTGGGAGGGTCTAGTCCGGTCGGGCGCCGTCGACTTCGCGTTCCTGCCGGCGCCATCGGGCGTCGCCGACGCGCTGTGGTCCCTGGTCTCGTCAGGCGACCTCTTGCCCGAGCTGGTCCACACACTGCGCTCGGCCGTCGTCGGATGGGCGCTGGCGTCGGTGCTGGGCGTCGCCCTCGGCGTGTGGCTCGGTCTCTCGGACCGGGCGTGGCGGTATTCGATGGCCAGCATCGAGGTGCTGCGGGCCATCCCGCCGATCTCGCTCGTCCCCGTCGCCCTTCTGGTCTTCGGGTTCTCCCTGAAGATGGAGCTGACCCTGATCGTCTACGTCGGCGCGTGGACCGTGCTCGTCAACACGATCGACGGCGTCCGAAGCGTACGCAGCGAGCTCGTCGACGTCGCCCGAATGCTCCGGATGCCGAGACTGACGACGATCCGCAAGGTCGTCCTACCTGCGGCCACGCCCTCCATCGTGGTAGGTCTCCGCCTCGCCCTGTCGTTATCCCTCGTCCTCGCCGTCGTCGCCGAGATGATCGGCAACCCGAGGGGGCTCGGCAATGCGCTCGTGCGTGCGCAGCAGGCGCTCCAGCCGGAGCAGATGTTCGCCTACGTCGTGACCATCGGGGTGCTCGGAATCGTGCTCAACACCGCGCTTCGCTTCGCCTCCGCCTGGGCGTTGCCGGGGCTGGCCGCCGGCCGAACGGACGAGTCGTGA
- a CDS encoding ABC transporter ATP-binding protein has product MATAAVDERAVVCQCRNLDVELGSSSGRRCILQGITLDLSEGEVVSVMGRSGTGKTTLLRVLTGLVDPAPGSVVTFRGRPVEGPPEGAAFVFQNYAASLLPWRTIERNVALGLEDKASRPEIRERVADALAMVGLSDRAKDYPWRLSGGMQQRVQLARALAMDASLLLMDEPFGALDAMTKASLQDELQRLHGQRNPTVAFVTHDIDEAVYLSDRILILGGSPATITRELMVDLPRPRDQLVTKELPEFLRLRRAVFDEIVDGDG; this is encoded by the coding sequence GTGGCGACGGCGGCCGTCGACGAACGCGCAGTGGTTTGCCAGTGCCGGAACCTCGATGTCGAGCTCGGGTCGAGCTCAGGTCGACGGTGCATCCTGCAGGGGATCACCCTGGACCTGAGCGAGGGGGAGGTCGTCTCGGTAATGGGTCGATCGGGCACCGGGAAGACGACCCTGCTCAGGGTCCTCACCGGCCTCGTCGACCCCGCCCCCGGCTCCGTCGTCACCTTCCGGGGCCGGCCTGTAGAGGGGCCGCCGGAGGGTGCGGCGTTCGTCTTTCAGAACTACGCGGCGTCCCTGCTGCCGTGGCGGACCATCGAGCGCAACGTCGCTTTGGGCCTCGAGGACAAGGCGTCCAGGCCCGAGATCCGCGAGCGGGTGGCCGACGCACTCGCCATGGTCGGGCTCTCTGATCGGGCCAAGGACTACCCGTGGCGTCTCTCCGGCGGAATGCAGCAACGGGTCCAACTCGCTCGCGCGCTCGCCATGGACGCGAGCCTGCTCCTCATGGACGAGCCGTTCGGAGCCCTCGACGCCATGACCAAGGCGTCCTTGCAGGACGAGCTTCAGCGGCTGCACGGACAGCGCAATCCAACGGTCGCCTTCGTCACCCACGACATCGACGAGGCGGTGTACCTCAGCGACCGGATCCTGATCCTCGGTGGGAGCCCGGCGACGATCACCCGTGAGCTCATGGTGGACCTGCCGAGGCCTCGCGACCAGCTCGTCACCAAGGAGCTACCCGAGTTCCTGCGCCTCCGCCGTGCGGTCTTCGACGAGATCGTCGACGGCGATGGCTGA
- a CDS encoding ABC transporter substrate-binding protein — translation MLRLCNDGLSSNVITSMTIADRTKGNVMILSGLSELPKDSAGNRRTTATTRRLPALAAVVTLALVGAACGSDSESSSGSQGDTSTTVAGPTKLRISFVPATTVLPLHVAEEQGIFERNNLDVTLEQAANISDIPATLGRQFDIALGTATDLIRAGAAGVDVVQVAGNTNSTKENPFVQLVVPANSGITDVAQLKDKTVGTPTLSGVIHAAVQFWAKQKGVEPGAIKGVEAPSPNLPDQLKAGRIDAVEALEPFATTLKNAGNVSLGDPFASIADPLATNFWIAQGSWARDNEAAIDRFVKSLEEAVAFIEQNPTQTRQTLQAYTGMPAPVANSVALPTYNFEVRTGDLGKWVKVLKDIGQLNGTVDPKDLVLSSSGD, via the coding sequence ATGTTGCGGCTGTGCAACGACGGCCTTTCCAGCAACGTCATCACCTCGATGACGATCGCCGATCGCACGAAGGGGAACGTCATGATCCTGTCCGGACTCTCCGAGCTTCCGAAGGATTCCGCCGGCAACCGGCGGACCACCGCCACGACGCGTCGCCTCCCGGCGCTCGCTGCGGTCGTCACTCTGGCCCTCGTCGGCGCGGCCTGCGGAAGCGACAGCGAGTCGTCGTCCGGGTCCCAGGGCGACACCTCCACCACGGTCGCCGGCCCGACAAAGCTTCGAATCTCGTTCGTGCCCGCAACGACCGTCCTCCCCCTCCACGTGGCCGAGGAGCAGGGCATCTTCGAGCGGAACAACCTCGACGTCACGCTGGAGCAGGCGGCCAACATCTCCGACATCCCGGCCACGCTCGGCCGGCAGTTCGATATCGCTCTCGGTACCGCGACGGACCTGATCCGGGCCGGCGCCGCCGGCGTCGACGTCGTCCAGGTGGCCGGCAACACGAACAGCACGAAGGAGAACCCGTTCGTCCAGCTCGTCGTCCCGGCGAACTCGGGTATCACCGACGTCGCCCAGCTGAAGGACAAGACGGTCGGGACCCCCACGCTGAGCGGCGTCATCCACGCCGCCGTGCAGTTCTGGGCGAAGCAGAAGGGCGTCGAGCCGGGGGCCATCAAGGGCGTCGAGGCTCCGTCTCCGAACCTTCCCGACCAGCTGAAGGCCGGGCGCATCGACGCCGTGGAGGCGCTGGAGCCGTTCGCCACCACCCTGAAGAATGCTGGGAACGTCTCGCTGGGCGACCCGTTCGCCTCGATCGCCGACCCGCTGGCGACCAACTTCTGGATCGCCCAGGGCTCGTGGGCGCGCGACAACGAGGCGGCAATCGACCGGTTCGTGAAATCGCTCGAGGAAGCGGTGGCCTTCATCGAGCAGAACCCGACGCAGACCCGCCAGACCCTCCAGGCGTACACGGGCATGCCTGCCCCGGTGGCGAACTCGGTGGCGCTGCCCACCTACAACTTCGAGGTGCGCACCGGGGACCTCGGGAAGTGGGTCAAGGTGCTGAAGGACATCGGACAGCTCAACGGGACCGTCGATCCGAAGGACCTCGTCCTGTCCTCGTCGGGCGACTGA
- a CDS encoding alpha/beta hydrolase: protein MTSMTPDGIAYDDTGEGEHALLFLPGWCGPRNLFDPLRSRLDGRVRALAVDWRGHGESKPAGADFGAAELADDATAVIEESGAAQVVPVAAAHAGWVAIELRRRLGPERVPKLVFVDWMVLGAPPPFLGALAGMAAPETTRPVVDQVAAMWVANLDMPALTAYVGSMVALPDEMWARAAREIAVAFDQFGSPLDAVAALDPPPPALHVYAQPDDPAFLDAQRAFSAAHPWFAVERLDAKSHFPMFEVPDEMVRLIEAFVAR from the coding sequence ATGACGTCGATGACACCAGACGGCATCGCCTACGACGACACCGGCGAGGGCGAACACGCGCTGTTGTTCCTCCCTGGCTGGTGTGGGCCCCGGAACCTCTTCGACCCCCTCCGATCCCGTCTCGACGGGCGCGTTCGGGCGCTGGCCGTCGACTGGCGCGGGCATGGCGAATCGAAGCCGGCCGGCGCCGACTTCGGTGCGGCCGAGCTGGCCGACGACGCAACGGCGGTGATCGAGGAGAGCGGGGCGGCCCAGGTCGTGCCCGTCGCCGCTGCCCACGCCGGCTGGGTCGCGATCGAGCTGCGCCGCCGTCTCGGCCCCGAACGCGTTCCCAAGCTCGTGTTCGTCGACTGGATGGTGCTTGGGGCACCACCGCCGTTCCTCGGCGCGCTGGCCGGTATGGCTGCGCCGGAGACGACCCGCCCCGTTGTGGACCAGGTGGCCGCCATGTGGGTGGCCAACCTCGACATGCCGGCGCTCACCGCGTATGTGGGGTCGATGGTGGCGCTGCCCGACGAGATGTGGGCGCGGGCGGCCCGAGAGATCGCTGTCGCCTTCGATCAGTTCGGATCACCGCTCGACGCGGTTGCCGCCCTCGATCCCCCGCCGCCGGCATTGCACGTGTATGCCCAGCCCGACGACCCCGCCTTCCTCGACGCCCAGCGCGCCTTCAGTGCCGCCCATCCGTGGTTCGCCGTCGAACGTCTCGACGCCAAGAGCCATTTTCCGATGTTCGAGGTCCCCGACGAGATGGTGCGTCTCATCGAGGCCTTCGTCGCGCGCTGA
- a CDS encoding luciferase family protein, translating to MSLPRRPGSTPTTTPTNPHMQLDQQPAGTEQREFLAAAVFGLPGVVERPSAISVPGARALWLVENAMGPPEAFMIGQEFAHLHPAPDQSLHMMLPPELAEEAIEAGWAEQHPVARKGLIPANAVMVYAPRDDEERGVVEQVVRASHAFAAGSV from the coding sequence ATGTCCCTGCCGCGTCGGCCTGGCTCGACGCCCACCACCACGCCCACCAACCCGCACATGCAACTCGACCAGCAGCCGGCCGGCACGGAGCAGCGGGAATTTCTGGCGGCTGCGGTCTTCGGCCTACCCGGCGTGGTCGAGCGACCGAGCGCCATCTCTGTTCCTGGCGCACGGGCGCTCTGGCTGGTCGAGAACGCCATGGGCCCACCCGAGGCGTTCATGATCGGACAGGAGTTCGCCCACCTGCACCCCGCTCCCGACCAGAGCCTGCACATGATGCTCCCGCCTGAGCTGGCCGAGGAGGCGATCGAGGCGGGCTGGGCCGAGCAGCACCCGGTGGCACGGAAGGGCCTGATCCCGGCGAACGCCGTCATGGTTTACGCCCCCCGGGACGATGAAGAGCGGGGCGTCGTCGAGCAAGTCGTCCGCGCCTCGCATGCCTTCGCGGCAGGCTCTGTCTGA
- a CDS encoding dihydrofolate reductase family protein, with translation MSRVRIHNFSISLDGFATGEGQALDTPFGHAGHRLHEWMMATQFGRREVLGESGGTEGVDHVMAARHGPGIGAEIMGAGKFGPPGWQDDPEWRGWWGDDPPFHTPTYVLTHRPLPPLEMEGGTTFHFLDAAPADALGVARDAAAGQDVRIGGGPSVVRAFLAAGLVDHLHVVQVPILLGRGVRLWESLEALEQGYDVEAVSTPSGVTHFTFTR, from the coding sequence ATGTCGCGCGTCCGCATCCACAACTTCTCGATCTCTCTCGACGGGTTCGCCACCGGGGAGGGACAGGCCCTCGACACGCCGTTCGGCCACGCCGGCCATCGGCTCCACGAGTGGATGATGGCCACGCAGTTCGGCCGCCGCGAGGTCCTCGGCGAGTCGGGCGGCACCGAGGGTGTCGATCACGTGATGGCCGCCCGGCACGGACCGGGGATCGGTGCGGAGATCATGGGCGCGGGCAAGTTCGGCCCTCCGGGCTGGCAGGACGACCCGGAGTGGCGCGGGTGGTGGGGCGACGACCCGCCGTTCCATACGCCGACGTACGTCCTGACCCACCGCCCGCTCCCGCCGCTGGAGATGGAAGGTGGTACGACGTTCCACTTCCTCGACGCCGCGCCGGCCGATGCACTAGGGGTGGCGCGAGACGCAGCCGCCGGTCAGGACGTCCGCATCGGCGGCGGCCCGAGCGTGGTGCGCGCCTTCCTGGCCGCCGGTCTCGTCGACCACCTGCACGTCGTGCAGGTGCCGATCCTGCTCGGCCGCGGCGTTCGGCTGTGGGAGAGCCTGGAGGCGTTGGAGCAGGGGTACGACGTCGAGGCCGTTTCGACGCCCAGCGGCGTCACCCACTTCACATTCACCCGATGA